A section of the Microbacterium sp. MM2322 genome encodes:
- a CDS encoding ATP-dependent DNA ligase translates to MGKFIYNDRIRAEFEDRLLAHLQLVITTKLRRGEAFTFMWRNDQSLGDGRQVVWLHPGADLNWQYFGSRQPSLNPAWLDALSHVANSPTGLYVVPEPQGATARPLSEAMD, encoded by the coding sequence GTGGGCAAGTTCATCTACAACGACCGCATCCGAGCGGAATTCGAGGATCGTCTCCTCGCGCATCTCCAACTCGTCATCACGACGAAGCTGCGTCGCGGCGAGGCGTTCACCTTCATGTGGCGGAACGATCAGAGCCTCGGCGACGGTCGCCAGGTGGTCTGGCTCCATCCGGGGGCTGACCTCAACTGGCAGTACTTCGGCAGCCGCCAGCCCTCGCTCAACCCCGCCTGGTTGGATGCGCTCAGTCACGTCGCGAATTCTCCGACAGGCCTCTACGTCGTTCCTGAGCCGCAGGGCGCCACCGCTCGACCGCTCAGCGAAGCCATGGATTGA
- a CDS encoding glycosyltransferase family 2 protein, which produces MSTPTVTVIVPGRDVGAFAEEALASLRAQTRTDFRAILVDDASRDTTAEIFAEVAAQDPRFTLVRHEVARGLGASRNEALDLVDTPYVGFFDADDIMTPGALEALVGSLEESGSDVAVGAYVRLRADAAGHYAPGIVQPWVAASTSPARRRTTLAEHPDVSGNIVAWSKISRIDLWRREGLRFTEDKAYEDQVVAQRLYAAAAAVDVIPDVVVHWRERADGTSITQRRHAVPVLQDYLEGMRDGLAVLDAAGHPAAARSRVRLILDMDVPALVRVAEHHPDDVYRQLLGAFTRELSDRAVRENVTLDEASASLLAEARTW; this is translated from the coding sequence ATGAGCACCCCGACCGTCACTGTGATCGTGCCCGGACGCGACGTCGGCGCGTTCGCAGAAGAAGCCCTCGCTTCCCTCCGCGCCCAGACGCGCACCGACTTCCGCGCCATCCTGGTCGATGACGCGTCGCGTGACACCACGGCGGAGATCTTCGCCGAGGTGGCCGCGCAGGATCCGCGTTTCACCCTCGTCCGCCACGAGGTGGCACGGGGTCTCGGCGCCTCCCGGAACGAGGCGCTCGACCTCGTCGACACCCCTTACGTCGGGTTCTTCGACGCCGACGACATCATGACCCCGGGAGCGCTCGAGGCCCTGGTCGGCAGTCTCGAGGAATCGGGCAGCGATGTCGCCGTGGGCGCGTACGTGCGCCTCCGAGCGGATGCCGCGGGTCACTACGCCCCGGGCATCGTCCAGCCCTGGGTCGCGGCATCCACCTCACCCGCCCGACGACGCACGACGCTCGCAGAGCACCCCGACGTCTCAGGCAACATCGTCGCCTGGTCGAAGATCAGCCGGATCGACCTCTGGCGTCGCGAGGGGCTGCGGTTCACCGAGGACAAGGCGTACGAGGACCAGGTCGTCGCCCAGCGTCTCTACGCCGCCGCGGCGGCGGTCGACGTGATCCCCGATGTCGTCGTGCACTGGCGCGAGCGCGCCGACGGCACCTCGATCACGCAGCGACGTCACGCGGTGCCCGTCCTGCAGGACTACCTCGAGGGCATGCGCGACGGTCTCGCGGTGCTGGATGCCGCCGGTCACCCGGCGGCGGCGCGCTCGCGGGTCCGCCTCATCCTCGACATGGACGTCCCCGCTCTCGTCCGCGTCGCCGAGCACCACCCCGACGACGTGTACCGGCAGCTGCTGGGCGCCTTCACGCGGGAACTCAGCGATCGCGCCGTCCGCGAGAACGTCACACTCGACGAGGCATCCGCTTCGCTCCTCGCAGAAGCGCGCACCTGGTGA
- a CDS encoding alpha/beta fold hydrolase: MTQIQRQVFDADARAIPFIDEGEGPALVLIPAQGLDVAYLGGLASILEEEGFRIVRIGSRRPGGAAASMHDLAQDVIDVLDHLGIGSAWIGGHAFGGAVARTVALDHAGRASGVLLLGVEATRPLSDDAARALRIAFSAPVDAPDADAVRALVGPGIDVALAWDVFARSRDLDVEELQSAALASTPVAEWATLATSLPILIIQGSDDPITPPANGDGLQATAADRTSVVRLPDAGHLFPMTHPGETAFQIEDYLGWD; the protein is encoded by the coding sequence ATGACACAGATTCAGCGCCAGGTGTTCGACGCCGACGCTCGTGCCATCCCGTTCATCGATGAGGGAGAGGGTCCCGCCCTCGTCCTCATCCCCGCTCAGGGCCTCGACGTCGCCTACCTCGGCGGCCTGGCGAGCATCCTCGAGGAGGAGGGCTTCCGCATCGTTCGCATCGGCTCGCGCCGCCCGGGCGGGGCCGCGGCCTCGATGCACGACCTGGCGCAGGACGTCATCGACGTGCTCGACCACCTCGGGATCGGCTCGGCGTGGATCGGCGGGCATGCCTTCGGCGGCGCTGTGGCCCGGACCGTCGCCCTCGACCACGCGGGTCGCGCGAGCGGAGTCCTCCTGCTCGGCGTGGAGGCCACCCGTCCGCTCTCGGACGACGCCGCGCGCGCACTCCGGATCGCCTTCTCAGCGCCGGTGGACGCGCCGGACGCCGACGCCGTCCGCGCGCTCGTCGGCCCCGGTATCGACGTCGCCCTCGCATGGGACGTTTTCGCGCGGTCCCGTGACCTCGACGTCGAGGAGCTGCAGAGCGCGGCCCTCGCATCGACGCCTGTCGCCGAGTGGGCCACGCTCGCGACGTCGCTGCCGATCCTGATCATCCAGGGCTCCGACGACCCCATCACGCCGCCCGCCAACGGTGACGGTTTGCAGGCGACCGCGGCCGACCGCACGAGCGTCGTCCGGCTGCCGGACGCGGGACACCTGTTCCCGATGACGCACCCGGGCGAGACCGCTTTCCAGATCGAGGATTACCTCGGCTGGGATTGA
- a CDS encoding MDR family MFS transporter, producing the protein MPLSDTATTPTVSPEPAPTRTGPVIALLVVAAFVVILNETTMSVALTDIVADLGITVATGQWLTTGFLLTMAVVIPLTGFLLERFPLRAVFFTAMSLFAAGTLIAALAPGFEFLLAGRIVQASGTAIMMPLLFTTVLNIVPPSHRGRMMGTITVVIAVAPAIGPTVSGLILSTLTWHAIFWVMLPISLVAIALGAVWVKNVTETRPDARFDVLSVPLSALGFGGLIYGFSAIGESASGHSPVPVWIPLVVGVVALALFVLRQLHLQKTDSALLDLRTFQTRAFSLAVVLVVVVFAALFGSIVLLPIYLQQVLGLDVLGIGLMLLPGGILMGVMAPFVGNAFDRFGPTPLVIPGMVIAAGALWGMTMFDATTAVPFVIAVHLTLNLGLGLTFTPLLTSALGSLPRRFYPYGSATVGTLQQVAGAAGTALFVTIMTVTTAARLAEGSDEVLAKADGVHSAFLVGAIVATAAVVLALFVRKPAAIHEDDAPAIAH; encoded by the coding sequence GTGCCCCTTTCGGACACCGCCACCACACCCACCGTCTCGCCGGAGCCGGCGCCCACCAGGACCGGCCCAGTCATCGCCCTGCTCGTCGTCGCAGCCTTCGTCGTCATCCTGAACGAGACGACGATGAGCGTCGCGCTGACCGACATCGTCGCCGACCTCGGCATCACCGTCGCCACGGGCCAGTGGTTGACCACCGGGTTCCTGTTGACCATGGCCGTCGTCATCCCCCTGACCGGCTTCCTCCTCGAGCGGTTCCCGCTCCGCGCCGTCTTCTTCACGGCGATGAGCCTGTTCGCCGCCGGCACCCTGATCGCCGCTCTCGCGCCCGGATTCGAGTTCCTCCTGGCGGGTCGGATCGTGCAGGCGAGCGGCACCGCGATCATGATGCCGTTGCTGTTCACGACGGTGCTCAACATCGTTCCGCCTTCCCACCGCGGACGGATGATGGGCACCATCACGGTCGTGATCGCCGTCGCCCCCGCCATCGGCCCGACCGTGTCGGGCCTGATCCTCTCGACGCTCACCTGGCACGCGATCTTCTGGGTGATGCTTCCCATCTCCCTCGTCGCGATCGCCCTCGGCGCGGTCTGGGTCAAGAACGTCACCGAGACGCGACCCGACGCGCGCTTCGACGTGCTGTCCGTACCGCTCTCCGCGCTCGGTTTCGGTGGACTGATCTACGGCTTCAGCGCCATCGGGGAGTCGGCTTCGGGTCACTCGCCGGTACCGGTCTGGATCCCCCTCGTCGTCGGCGTCGTGGCACTCGCCCTCTTCGTCCTGCGCCAGCTGCACCTCCAGAAGACGGACAGCGCGCTCCTCGACCTCCGCACCTTCCAGACGCGCGCCTTCTCGCTTGCGGTCGTCCTCGTCGTCGTCGTCTTCGCGGCGTTGTTCGGATCGATCGTCCTGCTGCCGATCTATCTGCAGCAGGTGCTCGGCCTCGACGTCCTCGGCATCGGCCTGATGCTGCTGCCCGGCGGCATCCTCATGGGCGTCATGGCCCCGTTCGTCGGAAACGCCTTCGACCGCTTCGGCCCGACGCCGCTCGTGATCCCCGGCATGGTGATCGCCGCCGGCGCGCTGTGGGGCATGACCATGTTCGACGCGACCACGGCCGTGCCGTTCGTGATCGCCGTCCACCTCACCCTGAACCTCGGACTCGGGCTCACCTTCACGCCGCTGCTGACCTCCGCGCTCGGGTCGCTCCCCCGCCGCTTCTACCCGTATGGGTCGGCGACCGTCGGAACGCTGCAGCAGGTGGCAGGCGCGGCGGGCACGGCGCTGTTCGTCACGATCATGACGGTCACGACGGCCGCTCGCCTCGCCGAGGGCAGCGACGAGGTGCTGGCGAAGGCCGACGGCGTCCACTCGGCGTTCCTCGTGGGCGCGATCGTCGCCACCGCGGCGGTCGTGCTGGCGCTGTTCGTGCGCAAGCCCGCCGCGATCCACGAGGATGACGCTCCCGCCATCGCGCACTGA
- a CDS encoding type 1 glutamine amidotransferase domain-containing protein yields MSTLTGKRVAFLATDGFEDSELTSPWQAVTDAGATAVLIAPNTGSITGKNGHEQPVDATSSDAEAADYDALVLPGGVVNADDLRLDAAAVRFARDFFAQHKPVGTICHAAWLLVEADVLGGRTLTSYPSLHTDLVNAGATWQDEEVVVDAGLVSSRTPDDLPAFNRKLVEEIAEGRHAAQTV; encoded by the coding sequence ATGAGCACTCTCACCGGAAAGCGCGTCGCATTCCTCGCGACCGACGGATTCGAAGACAGCGAACTGACGTCGCCGTGGCAAGCCGTGACGGATGCCGGGGCGACCGCCGTCCTCATCGCCCCGAACACCGGGAGCATCACCGGCAAGAACGGACACGAGCAGCCCGTTGACGCCACCTCCTCGGATGCCGAGGCGGCCGACTACGACGCCCTGGTTCTCCCCGGCGGCGTGGTGAACGCCGACGATCTCCGCCTCGACGCCGCAGCCGTCCGCTTCGCACGCGACTTCTTCGCCCAGCACAAGCCGGTCGGCACGATCTGTCACGCCGCGTGGCTGCTGGTCGAGGCCGACGTGCTCGGCGGCCGTACGCTCACGAGTTACCCGAGCCTGCACACCGACCTCGTCAACGCCGGGGCGACGTGGCAGGACGAGGAGGTCGTCGTCGACGCCGGACTCGTGTCGAGCCGCACTCCCGACGACCTGCCCGCCTTCAACCGGAAGCTGGTCGAAGAGATCGCGGAAGGGCGCCACGCCGCGCAGACAGTCTGA
- a CDS encoding helix-turn-helix transcriptional regulator: protein MATDDASPVLDTMREAFDVDSAGEVLRYVASGATIREADSAFSLRQRTLGDERLRLTRLRTTGFLHAHVDVSGYVAVGRVNSGGVRARCNESPLDVSAPFLLTPGSAETWSSTVEADAIGIDLAALSAFTGRDLTSTGRFPHTGALSRDLLDHWESTIAHVGRIFDDDALLRNDLIRQAAVDAVFAATVSTFGIDAETADSGGGSAAVARATDFIDDHLGEPLSVSDIAAAARLSVRGLQNAFQRTLGVTPASYVRTARLAAVHRDLRSADADAITVSEIARRWGFAHLPRFAQHYRAEFGELPHETLRS from the coding sequence ATGGCCACTGACGACGCCTCCCCCGTGCTCGACACGATGCGGGAGGCGTTCGACGTCGATTCAGCCGGCGAGGTCCTCCGGTACGTCGCGTCGGGCGCGACCATCCGTGAGGCGGATTCCGCCTTCTCGCTGCGCCAGCGGACCCTCGGAGACGAACGGCTGCGGCTCACGCGCCTTCGCACGACGGGCTTCCTCCATGCGCACGTCGATGTCTCGGGATACGTGGCCGTCGGACGCGTGAACAGCGGCGGGGTACGCGCGCGGTGCAACGAGTCCCCCCTCGATGTCAGCGCCCCCTTCCTCCTCACCCCCGGCTCCGCGGAAACGTGGTCGTCGACCGTCGAGGCGGACGCGATCGGCATCGACCTCGCCGCGCTCAGCGCATTCACCGGCCGAGATCTGACCTCCACGGGACGTTTCCCGCACACGGGTGCGCTGTCGCGGGACCTCCTGGACCACTGGGAATCGACGATCGCCCACGTCGGTCGGATCTTCGACGACGATGCGCTCCTGCGCAACGACCTCATCCGGCAGGCGGCCGTCGACGCGGTCTTCGCCGCGACGGTCAGCACCTTCGGCATCGATGCCGAGACGGCCGATTCCGGCGGCGGCTCGGCAGCCGTCGCTCGTGCGACGGACTTCATCGACGACCACCTCGGCGAACCGCTGAGCGTCTCCGACATCGCCGCGGCGGCCCGGCTCAGCGTGCGCGGGCTGCAGAACGCATTCCAGCGGACGCTTGGCGTCACGCCGGCATCGTACGTCCGCACTGCCCGGCTCGCCGCCGTGCACCGCGACCTCCGTTCAGCGGATGCCGACGCGATCACGGTGTCCGAGATCGCCCGCCGCTGGGGCTTCGCCCATCTGCCGAGGTTCGCGCAGCACTACCGGGCGGAGTTCGGCGAACTTCCCCACGAGACCCTCCGGAGCTGA
- a CDS encoding ABC transporter ATP-binding protein produces the protein MSMGGPGGGRGGFRAVDEEAQRRRNASAPEVPDLGRRVVALFRPYRARLAVTAVLVVVGAAVGVIPPLLVQRIFDDALFPVDGSSPRLGLLGILVLSMIGLFVLGAGLAIAQTWFTSTVGNRVTGDLRVRLFAHLQAMDLGFFTRTKTGVIQSRLQNDVGGVSGVLTNTVTSILGNTVTVISALVAMLLIDVRLTLIAVVMMPVLILVQRRVGQVRARIAGQTQESLSELSAITQETLSVSGILLSKSFNRQGAESDRYAAENRTQIGLQVRQAMSGQGFFAVVQIIMSSVPAIIYLVAGFFITGDSVPITAGAVVAFTTVQARLLMPLMGLMRVALDVQTSRALFARIFEYLDLRPAIADTADAIDVADAPGPVGRIEFRDVSFRYPDAGPQSPATLDGVSFVAEPGQHVAFVGPSGAGKTTILYLAPRLYEPVAGAVLFAGADVRGLTQASVIDRIGIVSQETYLFHASIRDNLRYARPDATNAEIEAACVAANIHHVIAGFEDGYDTVVGERGYRLSGGEKQRIAIARVLLKDPPVLLLDEATSALDTVSERVVQEAIDEAARGRTTLSIAHRLSTVIAADVIHVVEAGRIVESGTHTELLAAGGLYAELAAQQVAAGRIEGAS, from the coding sequence ATGAGTATGGGCGGACCCGGGGGCGGTCGGGGCGGGTTCCGCGCGGTCGACGAAGAGGCGCAGCGGCGGCGCAACGCATCGGCGCCCGAGGTCCCGGATCTCGGCCGTCGAGTGGTGGCGTTGTTCCGTCCCTATCGTGCTCGGCTCGCGGTGACCGCGGTCCTCGTCGTCGTGGGCGCGGCGGTCGGCGTGATCCCGCCACTCCTCGTCCAGCGGATCTTCGACGACGCCCTGTTCCCCGTCGACGGATCCTCTCCGCGGCTCGGACTGCTCGGCATTCTCGTGCTGTCGATGATCGGGCTGTTCGTGCTGGGAGCCGGCCTCGCCATCGCGCAGACGTGGTTCACCTCGACGGTCGGCAACCGCGTGACGGGCGACCTGCGGGTGCGGCTGTTCGCACACCTGCAGGCGATGGACCTCGGCTTCTTCACCCGGACGAAGACGGGCGTCATCCAATCGCGTCTGCAGAACGATGTGGGCGGGGTGTCCGGTGTCCTCACCAACACGGTGACGAGCATCCTCGGCAACACCGTCACGGTCATCTCGGCACTCGTCGCGATGCTGCTGATCGACGTGCGGCTGACTCTCATCGCCGTCGTCATGATGCCGGTGCTGATCCTCGTGCAGCGCCGCGTCGGCCAGGTGCGCGCCCGCATCGCGGGGCAGACCCAGGAGTCTTTGTCCGAGCTCAGCGCGATCACGCAGGAGACGCTGAGCGTCTCCGGCATCCTGCTGTCGAAGTCCTTCAACCGCCAGGGCGCTGAGTCCGACCGCTATGCCGCGGAGAACCGGACCCAGATCGGCCTCCAGGTGCGGCAGGCGATGAGCGGCCAGGGCTTCTTCGCGGTCGTGCAGATCATCATGTCCTCGGTCCCCGCGATCATCTACCTCGTCGCGGGCTTCTTCATCACGGGCGATTCGGTCCCCATCACGGCGGGCGCGGTCGTGGCATTCACGACGGTCCAGGCGCGGCTGCTCATGCCGCTCATGGGACTCATGCGGGTCGCCCTCGACGTCCAGACCTCCCGTGCCCTCTTCGCCCGCATCTTCGAATACCTCGACCTCCGTCCCGCGATCGCCGACACCGCCGACGCGATCGATGTCGCCGACGCACCCGGTCCGGTGGGACGGATCGAGTTCCGCGACGTGTCGTTCCGATATCCGGATGCCGGGCCCCAGAGCCCCGCGACCCTCGACGGGGTGTCGTTCGTCGCCGAGCCGGGGCAGCACGTCGCGTTCGTCGGACCGTCGGGCGCCGGCAAGACGACGATCCTGTACCTCGCGCCGCGCCTGTACGAGCCGGTGGCGGGAGCGGTCCTCTTCGCCGGAGCCGACGTCCGTGGGCTGACCCAGGCGTCGGTGATCGACCGCATCGGCATCGTCTCGCAGGAGACCTACCTCTTCCACGCGTCGATCCGCGACAACCTCCGCTACGCGAGGCCGGATGCGACGAATGCCGAGATCGAAGCCGCGTGCGTCGCCGCCAACATCCACCACGTCATCGCGGGCTTCGAGGACGGCTACGACACGGTCGTGGGCGAGCGCGGCTACCGGCTCTCGGGCGGCGAGAAGCAGCGCATCGCGATCGCTCGTGTGCTGCTGAAGGATCCGCCGGTCCTGCTTCTCGATGAGGCCACGTCGGCGCTCGACACCGTTTCGGAGCGGGTCGTGCAAGAGGCGATCGACGAGGCCGCGCGCGGTCGAACGACTCTGTCGATCGCGCACCGCCTGTCGACGGTGATCGCGGCCGACGTCATCCACGTCGTCGAGGCCGGCCGCATCGTGGAGTCCGGGACGCACACCGAGCTCCTTGCGGCGGGCGGTCTGTACGCCGAGCTCGCCGCGCAGCAGGTCGCGGCCGGGCGCATCGAGGGTGCGAGCTAG
- the ychF gene encoding redox-regulated ATPase YchF — protein sequence MALTIGIVGLPNVGKSTLFNALTKNDVLAANYPFATIEPNVGVVNLPDPRLDTLAEIFSSERILPATVSFVDIAGIVRGASEGEGLGNKFLANIREADAIAQVVRGFADDDVVHVDGAVNPKNDMETINAELQLADLETLEKAIVRYEKEVRGKKLDPAVLEAAKAAQEALQRGELLAASGIDLAPIRELGLLSAKPFIFVFNVDEAVLTDAARKAELAALVAPAHAVFLDAKIESELAELDPEDAAEMLASTGQEESGLDQLARVGFDTLGLQTYLTAGPKEARAWTIGKGWKAPQAAGVIHTDFEKGFIKAEVISFEDLVATGSVQEARAKGKARLEGKDYVMQDGDVVEFRFNN from the coding sequence GTGGCTCTCACCATCGGAATCGTCGGACTGCCCAACGTCGGCAAGTCCACCCTCTTCAACGCTCTCACCAAGAACGACGTGCTCGCGGCGAACTACCCCTTCGCGACGATCGAGCCGAACGTCGGCGTGGTGAATCTGCCCGACCCGCGGCTGGACACCCTCGCGGAGATCTTCTCCTCGGAGCGCATCCTCCCCGCGACCGTGTCGTTCGTCGACATCGCCGGGATCGTCCGCGGCGCGAGCGAAGGTGAGGGCCTTGGCAACAAGTTCCTCGCCAACATCCGCGAGGCCGACGCCATCGCGCAGGTCGTCCGCGGCTTCGCGGACGACGACGTCGTCCACGTCGACGGGGCCGTGAACCCGAAGAACGACATGGAGACGATCAACGCCGAACTGCAGCTCGCCGACCTCGAAACGCTCGAGAAGGCGATCGTCCGGTACGAGAAGGAAGTCCGCGGCAAGAAGCTCGACCCCGCGGTCCTCGAGGCCGCCAAGGCCGCCCAGGAGGCGCTCCAACGCGGCGAGCTTCTCGCGGCATCCGGTATCGACCTCGCTCCCATCCGCGAGCTCGGCCTTCTCAGCGCGAAGCCGTTCATCTTCGTCTTCAACGTCGACGAGGCCGTTCTGACGGATGCCGCCCGCAAGGCCGAACTCGCCGCGCTCGTCGCGCCGGCGCACGCCGTCTTCCTCGACGCGAAGATCGAGTCCGAGCTCGCCGAGCTCGACCCGGAGGATGCTGCGGAGATGCTGGCTTCGACGGGGCAGGAGGAATCGGGCCTCGACCAGCTCGCCCGCGTCGGCTTCGACACCCTGGGTCTTCAGACGTATCTGACCGCGGGTCCGAAGGAAGCGCGCGCCTGGACGATCGGCAAGGGCTGGAAGGCACCGCAGGCCGCGGGCGTCATCCACACGGACTTCGAGAAGGGCTTCATCAAGGCGGAGGTCATCTCGTTCGAGGACCTCGTCGCGACGGGCTCCGTCCAAGAGGCGCGCGCCAAGGGTAAAGCACGCCTCGAGGGCAAGGACTACGTCATGCAGGACGGCGACGTCGTCGAGTTCCGCTTCAACAACTGA
- a CDS encoding cysteine desulfurase family protein, protein MLYLDHAATGPVRPEVRAAMLPFLGERFGNPSSHHTVGEDAAAALDDARRRVAAIVGMRPGDIIFTSGATEANNLAIKGVAVASLLRRGRPGHIVTSAIEHESVLASVDFLERVHGVAATRLDVDGDGLVSPDVLADALREDTVLVSLGYANNEIGTVQDAVALAAVTAAARIPLHLDAVQAAGWLTLAGTGADALSIAGHKIGAPQGIGVLAIRGRVPLEPLLHGGGQERDRRSGTENVAGAVGLAGALELAEAERSAAADRVAALRDAFTARVLTLVPEARLTGHPSRRLPGTASFTFAGVSGEAVLLELERRGVVSSSGSACAAGSDEPSHVLLALGIAPEVAQTSVRFSLGHHAAVDPGPLADAVAASVAAVRSR, encoded by the coding sequence GTGCTCTACCTCGATCACGCCGCGACCGGCCCGGTGCGCCCCGAGGTGCGGGCGGCGATGCTGCCGTTCCTCGGCGAACGCTTCGGCAACCCCTCGAGCCACCACACGGTGGGAGAGGATGCCGCCGCTGCCCTCGACGACGCTCGCCGCCGCGTCGCGGCCATCGTCGGGATGCGCCCGGGCGACATCATCTTCACGTCAGGAGCGACCGAGGCGAACAACCTCGCGATCAAGGGCGTCGCCGTCGCGTCGCTCCTCCGCCGCGGCCGCCCCGGTCACATCGTCACGAGCGCGATCGAGCACGAGTCGGTACTCGCGTCGGTGGACTTCCTCGAACGGGTGCACGGCGTCGCGGCGACGCGTCTCGACGTCGACGGCGACGGCCTCGTCTCTCCCGACGTGCTCGCGGACGCTCTGCGCGAGGACACCGTGCTCGTCTCGCTCGGGTACGCCAACAATGAGATCGGGACGGTGCAGGATGCCGTGGCCCTCGCCGCCGTCACGGCGGCGGCCCGCATCCCGCTCCACCTCGACGCCGTCCAGGCGGCCGGCTGGCTCACCCTGGCGGGCACCGGGGCGGATGCGCTGTCGATCGCGGGCCACAAGATCGGCGCCCCGCAGGGCATCGGGGTGCTGGCGATTCGCGGGCGGGTCCCCCTCGAACCGCTCCTGCACGGCGGCGGGCAGGAACGCGATCGACGCAGCGGCACCGAGAACGTCGCCGGCGCGGTGGGGCTCGCCGGCGCGCTCGAACTCGCCGAGGCGGAGCGCAGCGCGGCGGCCGACCGTGTCGCCGCACTCCGCGACGCGTTCACCGCGCGGGTCCTGACCCTCGTTCCCGAAGCTCGGCTGACGGGGCATCCCTCTCGCCGGCTCCCGGGGACAGCGAGCTTCACCTTCGCGGGAGTCAGCGGCGAAGCGGTGCTCCTCGAACTGGAGCGTCGCGGCGTCGTCTCCTCGAGCGGGTCGGCCTGCGCCGCCGGCAGCGACGAGCCCTCGCACGTGCTGCTCGCTCTGGGCATCGCCCCCGAGGTCGCGCAGACCTCCGTCCGGTTCAGCCTCGGTCACCATGCTGCGGTCGATCCGGGTCCGCTCGCCGATGCGGTGGCTGCATCGGTAGCGGCGGTACGATCGCGATGA
- a CDS encoding copper resistance CopC family protein has product MTAARLRPARLRSALSRIALASAGIATLLVLAVAAPASAHDELLGSTPSANEKLAGAPASVVLTYSAAIMPEGATVVVWDADGKDWAAGDPVIDTNTLTLPLDSGMPDAGYLVEWRVVSSDGHPISGKIPFAVGDAEPLQSVKGAPEATDDAASIVPLVVGVVVVVVVGVAVIAVVAVRRRATPPTRD; this is encoded by the coding sequence ATGACCGCTGCCCGGCTCCGCCCTGCCCGCCTCCGCTCCGCGCTGTCCCGCATCGCGCTCGCTTCCGCCGGCATCGCCACGCTGCTGGTGCTCGCAGTCGCCGCGCCGGCGTCGGCGCACGACGAGTTGCTCGGCAGCACGCCGTCGGCCAACGAGAAGCTCGCCGGTGCCCCGGCATCCGTCGTGCTGACGTACTCCGCTGCGATCATGCCGGAAGGCGCCACGGTCGTGGTGTGGGATGCCGACGGTAAGGACTGGGCGGCGGGGGACCCCGTCATCGACACCAACACGCTGACCCTGCCGCTGGACTCGGGGATGCCGGATGCGGGGTACCTCGTGGAGTGGCGAGTCGTGTCGAGCGACGGCCACCCGATCAGCGGCAAGATCCCGTTCGCCGTCGGTGACGCGGAGCCGCTGCAGTCGGTCAAGGGCGCGCCCGAGGCGACGGACGACGCGGCGTCGATCGTGCCGCTCGTCGTGGGCGTCGTCGTTGTGGTGGTCGTGGGCGTCGCCGTGATCGCGGTCGTGGCCGTCCGTCGACGCGCGACGCCTCCGACGCGCGACTGA
- the nadC gene encoding carboxylating nicotinate-nucleotide diphosphorylase, which translates to MLSPAVIETTVRAALLEDAPWGDITSEALIPASATAIAELVSREEGVFSGGAVFAAAFALTDDRVDVDVRVEDGGRFTVGDVLAVVTGPARAILTAERIGLNFAQRMSGIATMTARYVDAVAGTGVRIADTRKTTPGLRAFERHAVRSGGGANHRYSLSDAVMAKDNHLAVLTRSGMSVTEALRDAKTRLSHTAHIEVEVDRLDQIEAVLAAGIGTIMLDNFSLDDLRTGVAQVAGRATVEASGGVSLETVRSIAETGVDVISVGALTHSARALDLGLDVRIDEA; encoded by the coding sequence ATGCTCTCACCCGCCGTCATCGAGACCACCGTCCGCGCCGCGCTCCTCGAGGACGCCCCGTGGGGGGACATCACGAGCGAGGCGCTGATCCCGGCATCCGCCACCGCTATCGCGGAACTCGTCTCGCGCGAAGAGGGCGTGTTCAGCGGCGGCGCCGTGTTCGCCGCCGCCTTCGCGCTGACGGATGATCGAGTGGACGTCGACGTGCGCGTCGAGGACGGGGGGCGCTTCACCGTCGGAGACGTCCTCGCCGTCGTCACCGGCCCCGCCCGCGCCATCCTCACCGCGGAGCGGATCGGCCTGAACTTCGCGCAGCGAATGTCGGGCATCGCGACGATGACCGCTCGCTACGTCGACGCCGTCGCCGGCACGGGGGTCCGGATCGCCGACACCCGCAAGACGACGCCGGGCCTGCGTGCCTTCGAACGCCACGCCGTTCGGAGCGGCGGCGGAGCGAACCACCGCTACTCCCTGTCGGATGCCGTCATGGCCAAGGACAACCACCTCGCCGTGCTGACCCGCTCGGGGATGTCCGTCACCGAGGCCCTCCGCGACGCGAAGACCCGCCTTTCCCACACGGCCCACATCGAGGTCGAGGTCGACCGGCTCGATCAGATCGAGGCTGTCCTGGCCGCCGGGATCGGCACGATCATGCTCGACAACTTCTCGCTCGACGACCTCCGCACCGGCGTCGCGCAGGTTGCAGGCCGCGCCACGGTGGAGGCGTCCGGCGGCGTCTCGCTCGAGACGGTCCGTTCGATCGCCGAGACCGGTGTCGACGTCATCTCGGTCGGGGCTCTGACCCACTCCGCGCGCGCGCTCGACCTGGGACTGGACGTCCGCATCGACGAGGCCTGA